ATCATCTGTAACATGTTCAATAACATCTCTGGAGATGACCCCATCAAATGTCTCATCATCAAATGATAAATGCTGGGCATCTTCAATTTGAAATGCAATGTCATCTGCTATTTTGCTCCCTTCAAAACGCTTTACTATGTCGGTAGCACTAAGGGACTCACAATAAGGGCGAATATATTTTTTGGCAATTTCCCCGCTTCCGCAGCCAATCTCCAATATCTTACCTTTCCCATTTTTAATATTGGCTACCGCCTTCGCTATATTTTGGCGGCAAAGCTTATGATAAATTTGCCTTTCAAATTTTCTTTCTAATTGATTTAATGATAAGCTCATTACTTTTAATCTAAACTTTTTTATTATAATATTTTAGCAAATTGAAGCAAAGATTATTTTATGCCATTAATATAAATCACCGGCCAAAAAGGTCTCATAGTAACCATTTTTTTTGCCATTTTTTTTAATAACTTATTTTTGAAAAACTTGAATTCATAATAAGTTTCATAAAAACCTATGTCAATTTTCTGAAAACCTGAATTCTTGAATATTCTTTTTATTTTTCTTTTTGTAAAAGACTTTTCATATCCAAACATCATCAACTTTTCTTTTAATATGTTAATTTGAATAAATTTACAAAGTTGCTTTATAATTGGAATATCAGGGATATTACCTGAAAAGAACGAATAAGGATAACTTAAGCAAAATAATGGAACAGTTGCGGATAAAATTCCTCCCTTTGTCAAAATATTTCTCAATCCTTCAACTGCAATCTGTGTATTTTCAAAATGTTCTATTGAACCACCAGCAAAAATAAAATCAAAAACCGAATTCTTAAATGGTAGCCTAGTTAAATCACCACAAATAAAGTATCCATTTAATCCCTCTTTTTGAAAGTGAGATTTTGCTGTTTTTAAGGCTACATATGAAATATCTAAGCCAAAAACATATTTTACTCCCTCTCTTGCCAATAATTGAGCATTTTTTGCTGTGCCACATCCAGCTTCTAAAAAGGCTAAATTATTTTTATATTCTCTAATTATTTTCCCTGAGGGAGTTTCTCTTTCTTG
The sequence above is a segment of the Patescibacteria group bacterium genome. Coding sequences within it:
- a CDS encoding methyltransferase domain-containing protein, which produces MEELLKFLACPICKSDLFLSKDSLVCCNDNCAKEYKIMNGIPILLPPRNTLTKDIIKIKKKWDERYIKGDGVVDDPLDDLYTVDSFKHIKKLWPYQERETPSGKIIREYKNNLAFLEAGCGTAKNAQLLAREGVKYVFGLDISYVALKTAKSHFQKEGLNGYFICGDLTRLPFKNSVFDFIFAGGSIEHFENTQIAVEGLRNILTKGGILSATVPLFCLSYPYSFFSGNIPDIPIIKQLCKFIQINILKEKLMMFGYEKSFTKRKIKRIFKNSGFQKIDIGFYETYYEFKFFKNKLLKKMAKKMVTMRPFWPVIYINGIK